GTGGTTAAATATGGACTCCACatgtaatatataatagtataataatataacattatatgatgatgtaaattaaaacaatttcatGGATTGTAATGTACCACTGAGGACTTTCAACAGTGACATCCAGTGTTTAAATGTGGAACTGCAaggttttaactttttaaaaaatagtcttttttatttaaaaaaaaaaattatgatacaTAACCGTGTAGAttgggaatatatatatatatatatatatatatatatatatttatatttgataaATATTAAAGCCCTGAATGAGATGTTGTGTTCCTGTAGGGTTTAACAGCAGGGAGGTGAAGAGCCGCTCCTCCGATGGAAGAAGGCAGGGAGACAGCGAGATTCACGTAAACCCAGAGATTTATAAAAAGATTACAGACCGTGTCTccggtatacacacacacatttctctgtttatttaaacaaaatttatgttataaataataatataaattatttttaaacaaatattcaaacttaaattcctttttttttttagaccgaACGAAACGCAAACCGGTGGAGAAAGACAAGCAGCAGCAGGAGAGGAAGCTGATCAAACCCGTGAGGAAGATTTACAGATCTGCGTCTGTTCCTGAACCCAAAGCAGGTCTGATTGGATTAAGATTAGATTAGTTTGGACTACGCGTCAAACTACGATTTCATTAGCAGGACTAATGATCAGTTTTGATGATCAGATCAATGATTTTTGATTTAGGTTGCATTTgcatgaatttttatttacagactAATTTCAGAGAAAATTTAGACTAATTTTTAAATAGCATTAGATTAAGATTTAATCAGAACACCATTAGACTAGTAGTGTACTAGTATACTATCAGTATGCCTAGTGTTACCAGTTACGCATTAGATAAAGATTTTGTTATCCAAAAGACTGCTAAGTTAATGAGACTGCTAGTAAGGCTAGTAGCgcgtgagtgtgtatgtgtgtgtgtttgatgattGATGAGAAGTTTCATGATGAAGAATGAATCCTCAGAGCTGTTTTAAAGTTATAAACAGCTGGCCAGTGTATATAAACACATGATAATATGGTTGgagaaataataaatgttgtcAATGTTGTATATTAAAACACAATTCTCACGGTCATCTCTGTTCTCCTCTGTCTTTAGCGATCAGCGTGTCGTCATGGCGAGAGGGACAGAAACTGGTAAAGATGATGCTGGGGCCGTTGCCACGGGAACCTCGTGCTCAGtcggaggagagagagagacggacaggTGTGTACAGAACAGGTGTAATAGTCATAAACGATCGTTAGATGGTCTGAAACAACAGTTTTGGATTTGAtctgtatttaattattgttcatttttgtttttcacttttttaggTACTACATCTCGTTCCAGTTCTGCCACCAAGGTGGACCCTACCCACCGATCGAGATCAGGCAGCACAGAAAAACCTGCAGCAGCTCAACACTCCAGACCAGCTGGGGGCGCCAGGGTCAAAGAACAGCCCCCGAATCGAGGCTCTGTGCCACCAGGGGGAAACAGGGAGCGAGAAACATCAACAGCTCTGTCCTCCAGGCCACACAGAGGCAGCAGGGAGCGAGAATCTGGAGCAATTTCCAGGTCTCCAAGGGGCGGCGGCGCTCTCTCCTCCTCCAGCCTCGACTTTCTCCCCGCTGACATCCGCGGCATCCTGGACGATCTGCATCTGGAAGATGGCGGCGCCAGGTCACATGACGCAGGACGAGTCGGCAGGAAGAGGGCGGACCGAAGCCCGTCGAAGCAACGCCTCGAGAACACAGAGAGTCACCTGCCGAGGAAACGGCACTACGACTCTGACTCGGTGCGGCGctacatcgctaaacagcaggaggagagaaagaggaggcAAGCGGACGAGAGGCGGAGTCAGAGGGAGGAGCAGGAGAGGCGGAGTCAGAGACTGCAGGAGCTATACAAGAAACAGCGAGAGGGCGTCACCAAGCAACAAGCTCCTCCCCCGAGTCTCACAAACCCACTTCTGCAAGAGACGTACACCAAGATGCTCCTGGGACACACGCTGCAAcgggtatacacacacacacacgcacgcgcgcatACATACAAACGTACATACATGGGtgtcaggggtgtgtgtgtgtgtgtaaatgttttgtgaTGTTGTGTTCCAGGGGTATCAGCCGTCTGGGGAATCCGATAAAGAGAACAAAAGACTGGAACCACTCAGTCCCTCCACCAGCGAACTCTCAGAACACACACCGTCTCCACTGTGCaggtagcacacacacacacacacacacacacatacacacatgcacgcgcacATTAAACTTTATTTCAATGCAAAAACACAAGACTTATTCactttgtgtgtatgtagggCTGATTTAGTGGCGCCCCCTGCTGATCAGTTCTTCTCTCATCTCCTGAGTCTGGAGCCAGAGTGTGTAAActccaccacacacaccgtggacacacacaccacgAGTAGACAGAACCGCGTGGAGGCCCTGAAGGCGTGCGCCGCTTCCCTGTCTAGCCGAATCGAAACTGAAGCGAGAAAGCTTGTCACATACGGCAATGGTGGTGCCAACGATGGCCACGCCCACCGAACCAAACCTCCGAGCCCGCCGGAGAGAGAGCGGCCCGACTCCGCCTCCAGGCTCCACGGTGGCGCCGCTGAACTCCCCGGTGTCGGAAACCTGTACAGTTTCATCACCCGGGAGGGATGGGGTGAGATCACGAAACCCCGCCCGCACCCCATCAGCCCCGCCCTCCCGTTCACCGCGCAAGATGAGAAGCACGACTCGAGCGGAGGCTCCATCAGCGAGGGTGTCCTGAGCGACGGCAGCCTGTCCGACCCCGGCGATTACAGCGGGGTTTATAACGAGCACAACCACGCCCACGACCGTATCACGTTGTTCCGGAAAGAGGCAGAGCTCCACACGCCATATAGGCCTCTGGTGACATCACAGCCTCCGTGGGAGGAGCTAAGCAAGGGCAGCCCTCACAGTGTCATCAACATTTACGCCAAAAACCTCAAAAAATACGGTAACGGTAGAGTTCATGCTCAGTAAATTGTCTGTACGTCACTCAGGTGTACACCCATCCTGatctcatctgtgtgtgtgtgtgctcgtgtgtgtgtgtgtgtgtgtgtgctcgtgtgtgtgctcgtgtgtgtgtgtgtgtgtgctcgtgtgtgtgtgtgtgtgctcgtgtgtgtgtgctcgtgtgtgtgctcgtgtgctcgtgtgtgtgtgctcgtgtgtgtgtgctcgtgtgtgtgtgctcgtgtgtgtgtgctcgcgtGTGTGTGCTAGCGTGTGTGTGCTCGCGTGTGTGTGCTCGCGTGTGTGTGCTCGCGTGTGTGTGCTCGCGTGTGTGTgctcgcgtgtgtgtgtgcgcgctcgcgtgtgtgtgtgcgcgctcgcgtgtgtgtgtgcgcgctcgcgtgtgtgtgtgcgcgctcgcgtgtgtgtgtgcgcgctcgcgtgtgtgcgtgtgcgcgctcgcgtgtgtgcgtgtgcgcgctcgcgtgtgtgcgtgtgcgcgctcgcgtgtgtgcgtgtgtgtgtgtgtgtgtgtgtgcgctcgtgtgtgtgtgtgtgtgtgcagcgaTGGACACCACAGAAGCAGAGAGATCTCACAGCTTGGTGAACGGAGTAGTCTATGAAGACGACTTCATCTCCTGCAGCAGCAGCCAATCAGCATCGAGGAGAGCTGCTAATGGAATCAGGTGGGCGgggtttagtgtgtgtgtgtgtgtggattatgTAGGGAATACGGGGTTTGATTTGGATCATGTCCTAATTGATCCCTGCTCGTCTGTGCAGTAATGGGcggagctctgctgcagaggatgaGAAGAGAGACAGATTTCCTCACTCCCCTGCCTCCACCCCGATGTCCTCACCTTCCTCCGCCCACTCCGTCAGCAAGAGAGGtgacacacatacgcacacacacacacacacacactgtgtgtgtctttgtgatGCGCTGCTTCATGTTTGTCTTTTCCTTCCTCGCAGGTTCACAGAGAAGTTTGGAGCGCACCCTAGTGGACGTACAGAGAAGCGCATCCTCGTTTGTCTCTGAGCCTCGGAAGAGTGACTCGCCTCGAGGCTCTCACAGGAGTGCTGACGGTAACGGAACACCAGGGGGCGCATCAATGCACTCCACCCACAGGTCAGAATCTCTCTTACTGATTATGTCATTAGTTAATGTTACATGATGTTTACATGGTAgagaattgtgtgtgtttgtgtgagagcaGTGCGGTGTCTGAGCTCCCACAATTTCCCAAAAGCCCGGCTGACTCTCCCAGAATCTCCGGCTCATCGTCTTCCAGTCCTGCATCTGCCAAAGGCTCCGTCCCAAACACAGGGCCCGCCCATAGTGCAGTCTCCACCCCTGGACCCGCCTACAGCACCACAGGTACAGTTTATGCTAACACTGTTAGGGATGCACCTTTTAACACAGTTCATAATAAATTtaatccgtgtgtgtgtatgtgtttcagAGCTTCAGTTCGCCCCGGGCGTGCTGCAGCAGCGTCTCAGCGCAGAGCTGAACTTCCTGGACGCGGTGGAAGAGTCGGTGAGACAGCTGAGCGACGTGGAGAGAGTGCGTGCGGTGTCGCTGGCTCAGCAGGAGAGCGTCTCACTCGCGCAGATCATCAAGGTCAGGGTTTAATTCACAAATCCTTTATCCGTCGTGTGAGCCTGAGACCGAGCACTGATTTGTGATCTTTGACCTCTACAGGCTCAGCAGCAGAGGCAGGAGCGGGAGCTGCAGCTGTTGAAACTGAAAGCAGAGCAGGAAGCCCTGGAGACGCAGAGACACGTTCAGGAGAGCCGAGAGAGAGCGGCACAGGTACAGCGAGGCAACGAAATTCTACTGCTGTTATTAATACTTCTGTTGTTAATAAATAACGTTAGTACGCGCCGTTGAtgtttaaagagtttgtagaagtAGTTAAAAgggtaaagctaaaaataatctgctgatttttttatgtaatcagtgatattattattatttgaggttgaagcccacgtccatgtctgtgtgtctctctgtacagcagaactctctgtctaacttattaatacaaagaaatcccattctgtaaggttgagtatcttacgccttgtttacactaagttgtccttctttggtgctcagacaaatacactccctgttcggtaatcggagagtgaatcacagatgagaaatggaaaaagtagataaaaggataaagatgaagttttgtcttaaaaccactccagcgtgttaaaattcacttataccacttcagcgctgttatttcagccaaagtgaaaatatgaactaatcccagtaaaaatattcactttatcttttctaattaatatctattggtgcaggtgtttgtttacattgagacagcaGTGCATTAGTAGCTTAGGTTATAAGTAGATTAAGAAATCCAGCACATTGTATTTACTCATCGTTTAGCGCATTACGCTGTGCTttcagttcaggtattttacacgccctcacctcAGACTACtgcggatatgtttgctctaacgaaCTCGTGGTTTATCTTATAGTGGCGCTTTGCAACACTGCTTTAATTAGCTCAGTGGTATCAGAACACATGTGACAAATTGGTTTTAAACATCCTGCAGGAATAATAAACATACAGCGATCTGTCCATACATTCAGAGGgtacttgattttatttatttattttttttgagtaatTCATGCTGTCATgtaattttgtgttttgtgaggATTTGCGCACTTTGCAGGTGCGTTacgtttgtttttgtgtcttccACATACTCTGTTTACTAACAGTAAACTATCGCGTTGACTTTCTCTGTTGAGTGACACGTATGGCCACGCCCAccttgaggggaaaaaaacgctATATTCATCCAAAAAAAGCGTTGGATGGTATgatgtaatctggcacataTCTGTTCAGAATGTCACTTCTACTTTACATTTTGAGTTATTTTATGGTCCAGGTTTAACTTTAGACAAACACAGAAGGACTGGCAAAAGCTTCATTAAATTGTCAAAACATTTTTGTGATGTTGTGACAAAATCTCCaggacatacagacagatatacagacgTACAGAaatgagactggtttctggttctccagtgtatgaaaaaatacattgtAAAAGTGTTACCATGTAGTTTTTAAAAGCGCCAGTTCATTTAattttagtataaaaaaaaaaaaaaaaaagctaatggGAATCTtgagagtaagtgtgtgtgtatgtgtgtgttactcaGGCCCATGCAGAGCTCTGTGAGAATCTGGTTCAGTCCCATCAGAAGGCTCTCATGGAGCTGCACGAGAACAGCAGCAGGATGATCCAGCAGCACACCGACACGGCGCAGCACCTCCTAGAGGTCACTCACGttattacaacacaaaacagcACAGCACAAAATGCAACACAATCTATTTAACAATCTAGCACTTAAGTTAGTTTTATTACACCTCATACAAAGTAAATTTTAATCATTAGTTGCCGCACTTTTTAGAAAGCAAGTTGGTCATTACTTAAAGATTACAGATGGAGGTAATTGCAGTTAAGTTGAACTATTAAAAACAATTAGATAAAGAATATGTATTTTTGCTGCTAGTGGCTGTAAGCATTTTAGCAAACTTTGGCTAATGCTAAAGTGCTACTTTGAGAGCCTAAACTGATGAGCCTAAAATTGAACTGATGAGCCTAAAAAAATTCAAGCATCGTAAAATTTCATCTTGCGAACCTTCTTTCTTCAGCAAGACATTTGTAGCAGTTCTGTTGTAACTTCTTTTGGCGTTCCTATTCGTTTTAGTAGTGCAGCCTTTGATTggtcaacaacaacaataataattgttttcAGCACCGCAAAATAGTTAATGTTACATTAATTTATCTCTTACCCGCACAAGGCCTTACACTCGGGTGTCCCAAGAAATCATTTATCAAAATTGTGATGTTGGTTGTGATATACCCGTGTTACCACCCAAAATTTGTGTGTTTCAGATGACGGAGATGACCCGCTCTCAGATCCCCAACGTTCCCCCTGTAACACCTGTGAGGCAGCCACACCCACATACAGACAGGTAACCAATCAAAAAAAGGTCCCTGCTCTGGAGCATATGAGTGTTACCTCATATAATGCACCATGCTTTACTACACTGTAGTTGAGTATatcatgaatgtgtgtgtgtgtgtcattagtAGGAGTGGCGTCTCAGCAGAGAAAACACCAACAGTAGACACCCCACAGAGTAGCTTGACCGAGTCTGAGTCTTTTAGGATACACTCCttgaggtacacacacacacacacacacacacaccttcctgtGGCAGAGCTCCTGCACTACTGATCCTCACAGATAGTGGTTTAAAACGTCTCTTTGTGCACAGCGAGCGGCAGGGTGACGGCGGCGTGGACCGGAGCAGCTCCGTGGAAGACGATGCCAACACCGCCGCTGACGACTCGCTCCAAGGTGAGAGGTCGAGGGTCATGTCTGTCAGTCCTCATGACAGCCACTGGTGTGAGATTTTAGACGTCATGGTTGACTTCCTGTCATCTCTCGCTCTTCCGTCCCAATTAGCAGACAGCGTCTCCATCAATTATTCCTCGAAGTTTGACGAGTCTGTGACCGAGGACGAGCTGGAGAAGTCCTTCCGCTCCGTGCTTCCGTCCGAGTCTCACTGGAGGGGATCGGTGGAGAGGAAGCGGCAATCGGACGAGGAACCGAACCCCGAGAAATCGTCTAACAAGgtgactgcacacacacacacacactcacacacacaatgtatatACCATAATCCATACTGAactttgtctctgtgtgcatcgTGTCCAGCAGGACAGCAGTGTCCCTGTGTTCTCGGCGGATCAGTACAGCTTCTCGGAGTTCACCATGACGATGGTGAAGCAGTGCATGCAGGAAGAGGAAGTCCGCTCTCAGCACCAGAGCTCCCTGCTGCGCCTCCGACACCGAGCGCTCAAGGAGAAAACCCGCGCTGAGCTCGAGTGGCTCGAGCTCCAAAAGAGGCAGGAAACTCCGCCCACACCCCCATAAGCCACGCCCATATTTCCTAATcgaagtttcacacacacaacacacacacacacacacactttctgcgtctttgatttattttactccAGACTCAAGTTCTCATAATACTTATTGTATGGATATAGCTCCACCCACATTTTTCTGACTCCACCCAGATGTAGAGCATTTGCACTTATAAAACATAACTACTTAACAGTCTAATATAATCCCAGTGATGTGATCAGAAGCCCATTGCTAAAATCACATTATGTAGTTCACTCATCTTCACCCTGCCTATTATAACTCCTCCCCCTCCACTCCGCTCATCCctccttttctgttttatttcgtAAATATGATCCGTTTAACTACTTTCGTTCTCTCTTACGTCCTCGAGCTCCCACAGTTCCTCACCGCTGTGTTAGATTCTGCGATGCTGTGTGAAGGTTGTGATGTCCATTCctgtctcactccctctctgTGTTTCCTCAGGCGTCTGCGCGATAAGGGAGAGGACGATAAAATGCCTCCAATCCGCAAGAAACAGCGCGGCCTTCTGCTCAAGCTACAGCAGGAGCAGGTAAAGAGCTCGACATCCTGTTACAGCAACTAGGTTACACTTGGGTAAACTCACAGGTACACAAGTAacgccctgtgtgtgtgtgtgtgtgtgtgtgtgcgcgcgcaggcAGAGATCAGGAGGCTGCAGGAGGTGAACCGGGCAGCGCGGAGAGAGAGGAAATTATTGCTGAAACAGCAGGAGGAGATCGAGAGGATCCAACACACCACACTGAGACTGAGGGAGAAACTCAGGAACGCTGAAGATACAAACcaggtctctcacacacattctctctctctctctctctccccctcacacacacacacacacacatacgtacgTATGTACGTACGTACGTTCTGCAGCTGTCCTATTGCTCTATCAGTCTGAGTGAGGTGTATTAGATAGAGACAGTGATGTCTGGCACTGATACACACTCCAGTGTAttactctgtttaaaaaaaaaatctcccacaatgcactgcagcGTTGTAGTCTCTCTTCCCTGAAACATccataatgtaaatgtgtagaaggattgttttattaacttttctAACTCTTATGTGCTCTCAGAGGTCACCTGTGTCAGGTGTGAGTGAGGACTTGACTCCTCCCACCGAGCTGGATGTGGAGTTCCGTAGCCCCTCCCCCGTATCTGTGTCAGGAAGTGAGACGAGCAGTGTCATGAAGAAACTGAAGATGATGAGTTATCACACAGATGAAaggtaacacacatacacaaacacaccattTATTTACAGAGATTTGGGACGACatgaaaaaagcaaacagattttaaaaaataataattttggcgttttttttaattaagagatcgttatggtgtgtgtgcgtgtgtgagttaAATGGTGTTAGTAGGTTCCTCCTATCCCATGGTTTAATGTGTCttgaagtctgtgtgtgtgttgctcttTTTATTCCCTATTTCACATGGaaggtttttattcttttggtaacaggaagtgatgtactctctctctctctccctttctctcttttccatTCCTCCTTTATTGTTcctcctttgtttttgtttttttgccgttgtgttgtgtgtttttagcAGCAGCTCTCCTGTGCAGTGTCTCTTCTCCATGTTTAGTGCCCTGCACTGGGCGTGGCTGCGTGTGTCTCTCCCTAAACTCCACCCTCACTTCCTCGTTATCTACAGTCAGTTGGTCAGGTACAGTACAGCACTCTGCAATGGAGCATGCTGTGTGTACAGggcaagaaaaacaacaacaatcatattaacagactgtgtgtgtgtgtgtaaatgtgcgtTTGTGTTTGAGGGGGGCATGTGTGGTGATTTGGAGATCCTTAAAGTGCGCAGAGTTCAATAAATATAGCGGTGTAAATTTAGAAATTTAGTATAAAGTGAATAGAATTGGAGTAGCAGCATGGGTTAGTgatgaggaggatgaggatGCAGTGCACTTTCTGGTGCTGTGAGATTCTTCTGATGATCACTCacagtttggtgtgtgtttgagtttgGTTTCTGCTTTGCTTATGACTAATAACTTCCATCACTCCTTAacctttgttctctctctctctctctcaggtttcTAACTCAGCGTGAACTGCGGTTGGTGCATTGGCGTCAGCAGGTGGAGGCGGAGCTGAGGCGTTCGGATGGGGCGGAGTCCCTGATGAAGGGACGGGCACTCTCGGACCAACACACCCTGCAGAAACACAGCACAGATGAtctgcagagagacagacaagaggagagaaagacaggACGAGGTGAGGGACACGGAGGGAGAGAAGAAGACAAGGAGCAGGGGAAAAAAGGGAATATGGTCAAATATATaggaagatgagagagagagacagtgatggatagacagacagtTAGAGAGATTGATAAATGGAATGAAAGACATTGATAAAATGAGACGGGCATTATTGGTGAGGCAGGAAGAGACAGAAAAGTAAAGATGGGAAGACAAACACTGTtggagacagacaggtaaaaGAAGTAGCTGAGAGGGAGACAGATGCTGATTAAAAGATCTATAACCATCTATGTAtctagtctgtctgtctgtctatctatctatctatctgtctcacATACCTGCATGTACCTGAGATGAGGGagaaaaagacatgcagacacaGGCATAAGTGGATAGGGACATATACAgtgtaggagagagagagagacagccgGAGAGTGTGAAAGCTGTGGTGTTTCGGCTCAGTTTTAAACAGACGGgtagatacagagagagacagacagacggacaattcaatttatttatatagcgcttttaacaatggtcattgtctcaaagcaggacaaaagaaaataacacaGTATTCATGAGTTCTAAAATGCACACTACCTCACTTAAGTGTGCCAAGATAGTGCACTTCCTCTTAGGATTTCTGTTACCATGACAACTCATCGGTCCCTGTCTGGACTGTGTCCCAAACCGAGTGGTTTAATAATTAACCCTGTGTCTGTCCATGTGCACTAATTCACCTTTATTTAATCCCTGTCCAGAAGCGCGCAGTGAGGAAGACTTGTCTCCGGCGCTGTCCGTCTCCAGCATACACACTGTGCAAGAGTGTGAGAACACACACAGTCGTgaggtgagacacacacacacacacacacacacacacacacacacagttcattgTTCACTGTTTATATGGTCTATAATTTAACAAAGCAGGAGGAGTCAAgaagacagatggacagacagacgcacacactcggagagaaagagacagacaggcacgcGGAGCGAAAGAGACATACAAgcgcacgcatgcacgcacgaggagcgaaagagacagacaggcacgcGGAgcgaaagagacagacaggcacgcGGAGCGAAAGAGACATACAagcgcacgcatgcacacacgaGGAGCGAAAGAGACATACAAgcgcacgcatgcacgcacgaggagcgaaagagacagacaggcgcGCGCATGCACGCACGAGGAgcgaaagagacagacagacaggcaggcgcGCGCATGCACGCACGAGGAgcgaaagagacagacagacagacaggcgcgCGCATGCACGCACGAGGAgcgaaagagacagacagacagacagtcgcGCGCATGCACGCACGAGGAgcgaaagagacagacagacaggcgcgcgcacgaggagagagagagacagacaggcgcaCGCacgaggggagagagagaaagagagagacagacaggcgcacgcacgaggagagagagacagacttcaGGACAGATGCTGATGGACCAAAGATTTTGTGAACACAAattttaactgtgtgtgtgtgtgtgtgtgtgtgtgtgtgtgtgtattacagtCTCCCCAAGTTCATGCGAGTTCCACCAGTAAAGTGACCTCACACAGCAGCTCCAGAAAGCCAGACCTCCCTTCATCAGCTCCAACATCTGGTCAgaaaaacactcactcactcactcactttagCTTTAAATCACTGTGTCCAACACCAGAAAGCTGAGTTTGTTTCCTAATCTCTCTCCCTCGCCCCCATGCAGAGGCAGCATCGGATCAGAGTGACATCGAGGGGCGTGTCCTGGCTCTAAGGGCGGAGCTTCGCAGGCGTAAAGCTGAAGTCCAGCGTCTAAAGAAGGAGCAGAGACTGAGACACAAAGAGAGACTGAAAGCTCAAGAGGCCAGTCTGCTCAAACAGCTGGAGGTAAGGGGAcgcacacgcacagacacacacacacacacaaaatataaaagtagTGTAATTCTGCACCTGTCTCTGTCCACGCAGTCCTACAACGACTTCATCGAGAAGACCAAAGCCGAGCTGAGTGAAGCGGACGGTGCCACTTCTGCTAAACCTCAGATCAAGACTCCGACATCGGGGTCACACAAGTCCAGTACCAGAAACTCCACCTCAGACAGGTCAGACGCCGTGTCCATGCTGCGTCTCCTCCTCCATCTCAGTGCTCTCTGTGATCTGAATAAAACTTCACCTCTTCTTCACAGGTCTGAAACCGAGAGGAGTTTCACAGGAAGGAGTCACGAATCCGAATCTGAGCGATCAGACAGGATACACACAGAGTCTCCGGTGCTGAGTGGTGCGTAAACACAAACACTGTCAAAGTCTCAACTCTTTGCAGATTAGATCTACAGTGCATCTTGGAAAATTTTATTGTAGTGCAATAGATTGCGGTTTAGGACGTAACCATGTTAGCCTTCATCACCTTTTCATCCTCACCAGGCAACAGGAAATGCTTCACTGCAGAATTTAGCTGTGAGTttgacattaaattaaataacccACATGTGAACCCACACGCTCGTTGCTTTGTGTCTTTCCTTTCTCAGATGATGATCCTCCCACTGTGACCCCAACACCAGTACTGGGAAGCCCAAATCATCTGAGTCCACCTGAACCGCAGCACGATGAACACATCCGACCCAAAAGCCCCGCCAGACTGGAACCGGACACCTCGTCCAATCAGATCTTAGCCTCCAGCCCGAGGTCAGAGGTCATAGAGGAGCTGGAAACTCCAAGGGCGAATTTGTCCGAGTCAGAACACTCGTATCCGGCGCTTAATCTGAAAAGCCAGGACTCGAAAGAGGATTTCTCTAAAAATGAAGCAGAAATTGCTCTTGCTGTAAAAGACAGCCATGAAGAGAGAGAATTTGTGAATAATTCTGTAGATATTAAATCCAGTTCCTCACACGCAACTAAGCCAGAACCAAAAGAACCCAAACTC
This region of Clarias gariepinus isolate MV-2021 ecotype Netherlands chromosome 9, CGAR_prim_01v2, whole genome shotgun sequence genomic DNA includes:
- the cep350 gene encoding centrosome-associated protein 350 isoform X1; the protein is MWSQSGGEEAPATELRAGENELSSTWRNLNQSKAALRHIENQMEAAVGSGVVITSLNTEKTHKHRGRRSSEGDDAVGKPRPQSRSSPDKSSRSPLRTSTQDNTHTSHRPASSPLDSSLSRLVYERDCRPLHAADADSTRSSALEATTVRVLNDLSALQRSEGTVEGSEVSPGSARLEKLRQRRTDEKLEKLKERIRRQREQLEEAATADKGKERAIGAGQGTDSTHQHVTKVRKVAAAPPAPNYKGFNSREVKSRSSDGRRQGDSEIHVNPEIYKKITDRVSDRTKRKPVEKDKQQQERKLIKPVRKIYRSASVPEPKAAISVSSWREGQKLVKMMLGPLPREPRAQSEERERRTGTTSRSSSATKVDPTHRSRSGSTEKPAAAQHSRPAGGARVKEQPPNRGSVPPGGNRERETSTALSSRPHRGSRERESGAISRSPRGGGALSSSSLDFLPADIRGILDDLHLEDGGARSHDAGRVGRKRADRSPSKQRLENTESHLPRKRHYDSDSVRRYIAKQQEERKRRQADERRSQREEQERRSQRLQELYKKQREGVTKQQAPPPSLTNPLLQETYTKMLLGHTLQRGYQPSGESDKENKRLEPLSPSTSELSEHTPSPLCRADLVAPPADQFFSHLLSLEPECVNSTTHTVDTHTTSRQNRVEALKACAASLSSRIETEARKLVTYGNGGANDGHAHRTKPPSPPERERPDSASRLHGGAAELPGVGNLYSFITREGWGEITKPRPHPISPALPFTAQDEKHDSSGGSISEGVLSDGSLSDPGDYSGVYNEHNHAHDRITLFRKEAELHTPYRPLVTSQPPWEELSKGSPHSVINIYAKNLKKYAMDTTEAERSHSLVNGVVYEDDFISCSSSQSASRRAANGISNGRSSAAEDEKRDRFPHSPASTPMSSPSSAHSVSKRGSQRSLERTLVDVQRSASSFVSEPRKSDSPRGSHRSADGNGTPGGASMHSTHSAVSELPQFPKSPADSPRISGSSSSSPASAKGSVPNTGPAHSAVSTPGPAYSTTELQFAPGVLQQRLSAELNFLDAVEESVRQLSDVERVRAVSLAQQESVSLAQIIKAQQQRQERELQLLKLKAEQEALETQRHVQESRERAAQAHAELCENLVQSHQKALMELHENSSRMIQQHTDTAQHLLEMTEMTRSQIPNVPPVTPVRQPHPHTDSRSGVSAEKTPTVDTPQSSLTESESFRIHSLSERQGDGGVDRSSSVEDDANTAADDSLQADSVSINYSSKFDESVTEDELEKSFRSVLPSESHWRGSVERKRQSDEEPNPEKSSNKQDSSVPVFSADQYSFSEFTMTMVKQCMQEEEVRSQHQSSLLRLRHRALKEKTRAELEWLELQKRRLRDKGEDDKMPPIRKKQRGLLLKLQQEQAEIRRLQEVNRAARRERKLLLKQQEEIERIQHTTLRLREKLRNAEDTNQRSPVSGVSEDLTPPTELDVEFRSPSPVSVSGSETSSVMKKLKMMSYHTDESSSSPVQCLFSMFSALHWAWLRVSLPKLHPHFLVIYSQLVRFLTQRELRLVHWRQQVEAELRRSDGAESLMKGRALSDQHTLQKHSTDDLQRDRQEERKTGREARSEEDLSPALSVSSIHTVQECENTHSRESPQVHASSTSKVTSHSSSRKPDLPSSAPTSEAASDQSDIEGRVLALRAELRRRKAEVQRLKKEQRLRHKERLKAQEASLLKQLESYNDFIEKTKAELSEADGATSAKPQIKTPTSGSHKSSTRNSTSDRSETERSFTGRSHESESERSDRIHTESPVLSDDDPPTVTPTPVLGSPNHLSPPEPQHDEHIRPKSPARLEPDTSSNQILASSPRSEVIEELETPRANLSESEHSYPALNLKSQDSKEDFSKNEAEIALAVKDSHEEREFVNNSVDIKSSSSHATKPEPKEPKLPEIPSPIDSTPDVSPGKNDSEHKPSTSPSVLSYNDDFESVEHRHPQSPLSEDPEENSYKFSFSSSDGEIEEEISTKSGNTSGTSEQDRPLDLNVLAKEIIDDAVYSAAKSLVDEMPDYVIGDRVLVSNTQPGTLRFKGWTSFAGGFWAGVELDVPEGSNDGTYNGVVYLQCEEKHGIFAPPGKISHLPETFQSRTRTSVEEDSSFDDQSNEMAKTNNLSDETLQDNDETKEVSDSKLSDITKDLKIDSTAGDAEIFHDLNGADPPVSPEKSEDIVLKLKDIPRVEEIQKDQTPDILDLLIHSETSTATEDLQKTLDVGPIADGSVTNEGKSVTTLTNTLMERFMSDALKQFQQIKKAKEEKISAANQIAFLDEDEEPSENHHFDKDQDGVSSPELCHQAESPVLGQELLVQRLAELELNREFLHVLSDEPDWFDEDFGLSSRKHAQHKNKLRQEELASAPAAKLPHVRPQEEPAAPAMVVPHKAPEVEKLASAALLEIWRSCGMERGNRSLTSAPKPRASETLLGDESGEECVRSYKQAVFDLSWELMQEIYAEDPNTNRPPWVKPRRVNSPYIHRITDTSDLTKVQEFVTGEVLKLYRLNKEHNHRTDWQKMLKFGRKKRDRVDHILVQELHEEEALWVNYDEDELLVKMQLADGILDTLLKDTVDLLTHIHQRRSTRALS